A window of the Amycolatopsis solani genome harbors these coding sequences:
- a CDS encoding alpha/beta fold hydrolase translates to MEQHISIWGDLAGVELRQRTVDAAGVATRVVEAGTGPALVMVHGTGGHLEAYARNIRDLAKEFRIVVYDMAGHGHSAKPDRPYTIDYLSDHLIAVLDALGIEKAHLSGESLGGWVAAWAAAHHPERVDRLVLNTPGNITNKPEVMAGLKESSMKAVREASRQSVRTRVEWLFHDKSLVTDELVDLRLRIYTQPGFETAMRNILAVQDWEHRRPYVWSPEWCGRITAPTLLLWTDHDPTASVEEAALLEELIPGSRLEVIEGAGHWPQWEKPDQFTETHIRFLKGK, encoded by the coding sequence GTGGAGCAGCACATAAGCATCTGGGGTGATTTGGCGGGCGTCGAACTGCGCCAGCGGACCGTGGACGCGGCCGGCGTCGCCACGCGGGTGGTGGAAGCGGGCACCGGGCCGGCCCTGGTCATGGTGCACGGCACGGGAGGGCACCTGGAGGCGTACGCCCGCAACATCCGCGACCTGGCGAAAGAATTCCGGATCGTCGTCTACGACATGGCGGGACACGGCCATTCGGCCAAGCCCGACCGGCCCTACACGATCGATTACCTGAGCGACCACCTGATCGCGGTCCTGGACGCGCTGGGCATCGAAAAGGCCCACCTCTCCGGCGAATCGCTCGGTGGCTGGGTGGCGGCGTGGGCCGCGGCGCACCACCCCGAACGCGTCGACCGGCTGGTGCTCAACACGCCCGGCAACATCACGAACAAGCCGGAAGTGATGGCCGGGCTCAAGGAATCGAGCATGAAGGCGGTCCGCGAGGCGAGCCGGCAGAGCGTGCGCACCCGGGTCGAGTGGCTCTTCCACGACAAGAGCCTCGTCACCGACGAGCTCGTCGACCTGCGGCTGCGGATCTACACCCAGCCCGGCTTCGAGACCGCCATGCGCAACATCCTCGCGGTGCAGGACTGGGAACACCGGCGGCCGTACGTCTGGTCGCCGGAGTGGTGCGGCCGCATCACCGCCCCGACCCTGCTGCTGTGGACCGACCACGACCCGACGGCTTCGGTCGAAGAAGCCGCGCTCCTGGAGGAGCTGATCCCCGGAAGCCGCCTCGAGGTCATCGAGGGCGCGGGCCACTGGCCGCAGTGGGAGAAGCCGGACCAGTTCACCGAGACCCACATCAGGTTCTTGAAAGGAAAGTGA
- a CDS encoding cupin domain-containing protein: MTNFDQWMDKLHEMKDYDPERSMPEHLVTRPASARWLGEDVTGNPSRVGVLADVPAKAMEFYLQEIPAGTATDLQRHLHESVHCVTEGSGYSEIGPETLRWSAGDFVYTPPWVWHRHYNDGTGPVRMILVENSRQLDALGINRRESAGNIPYDKMDRS; this comes from the coding sequence GTGACGAATTTCGACCAGTGGATGGACAAGCTCCACGAAATGAAGGACTACGACCCGGAGCGGTCGATGCCCGAGCACCTGGTCACCCGCCCGGCGAGTGCCCGGTGGCTCGGGGAGGACGTGACCGGCAACCCCAGCCGGGTCGGCGTCCTCGCGGACGTGCCGGCGAAGGCGATGGAGTTCTACCTGCAGGAGATCCCGGCCGGTACCGCGACGGACCTCCAGCGCCACCTGCACGAGTCCGTGCACTGCGTGACCGAGGGCAGCGGCTACTCCGAGATCGGGCCGGAAACCCTGCGGTGGTCGGCCGGGGACTTCGTCTACACCCCGCCGTGGGTGTGGCACCGGCACTACAACGACGGCACCGGGCCCGTCCGCATGATCCTCGTCGAGAACTCGCGGCAGCTCGACGCGCTCGGCATCAACCGGCGGGAAAGCGCCGGGAACATCCCCTACGACAAGATGGACAGGAGCTGA
- a CDS encoding 4-hydroxyphenylacetate 3-hydroxylase family protein, with amino-acid sequence MTARNGAAYLDRLRTHSPELWVGAEKITDVAGHQATSGAAAEIARLYDLQSKTDRLLFAPEDGDGKAGVQFLMPRTAEDLELRRVMHKQWADSTLGMMGRSTDFVSAMLVAWNANAEFFGEGADRVRAYYKYVRDNDLFLSHALADPPVDRSKPPSQQPDPFTYLGVKRETPDGIIVSGAKMLATAAPYSDEILVWPFSLRKYGAEEKPYAIAFAIPADAPGVRLICREPFGGGNGFDHPLSSRFDEMDAVVVFDDVLVPWERVFINQDFERVNNIWAINSNAFTGVQTSVRLLAKLQFVAGIAKRATEIVKTDQFPQVRDALGEITTYIELTRAAVLAAEAGAQPNDDGILFPDVRPLYAVRNSANRWYPRVREILQQILAGGLLYQPADVSAFDSPIAADIARFYRGPDTNSLDRIAIYKVAADLAVSAFGGRHELYERFYAGDPLFLRINTQFNQYDWTEPLGLIDGLLATSIKDSGLLPGGTGEGAAA; translated from the coding sequence ATGACCGCACGAAACGGCGCCGCGTACCTCGACCGGCTGCGCACCCACAGCCCGGAGCTGTGGGTCGGGGCCGAGAAGATCACCGACGTGGCCGGGCACCAGGCGACGTCCGGCGCCGCGGCCGAAATCGCCCGCCTCTACGACCTGCAGTCCAAAACGGACCGCCTGCTCTTCGCACCCGAAGACGGGGACGGCAAGGCGGGTGTGCAGTTCCTGATGCCCCGCACGGCAGAAGACCTCGAGCTCCGCCGCGTCATGCACAAGCAGTGGGCCGACTCCACCCTCGGCATGATGGGGCGCAGCACGGACTTCGTCAGCGCGATGCTGGTGGCGTGGAACGCCAACGCCGAGTTCTTCGGCGAGGGGGCCGACCGGGTGCGCGCGTACTACAAGTACGTGCGGGACAACGACCTCTTCCTGTCCCACGCCTTGGCGGACCCGCCGGTCGACCGTTCGAAGCCGCCGTCGCAGCAGCCCGACCCCTTCACCTACCTCGGGGTCAAGCGCGAAACCCCGGACGGCATCATCGTGAGCGGCGCGAAGATGCTCGCCACGGCGGCGCCCTACTCCGACGAGATCCTCGTCTGGCCGTTCTCGCTCCGGAAGTACGGGGCCGAGGAAAAGCCGTACGCCATCGCGTTCGCCATCCCGGCCGACGCCCCGGGTGTCCGGCTGATCTGCCGCGAGCCGTTCGGTGGCGGGAACGGCTTCGACCACCCGCTCTCCAGCCGGTTCGACGAGATGGACGCCGTGGTCGTGTTCGACGACGTGCTCGTGCCCTGGGAACGGGTCTTCATCAACCAGGACTTCGAGCGGGTCAACAACATCTGGGCGATCAACTCCAACGCCTTCACCGGCGTCCAGACCTCGGTCCGGCTGCTGGCGAAGCTCCAGTTCGTCGCGGGCATCGCCAAGCGGGCGACGGAGATCGTCAAGACCGACCAGTTCCCGCAGGTCCGCGACGCGCTCGGGGAGATCACCACCTACATCGAGCTGACCAGGGCCGCCGTCCTCGCCGCCGAAGCCGGCGCGCAGCCCAACGACGACGGCATCCTGTTCCCCGACGTCCGGCCGCTGTACGCGGTCCGCAACTCCGCGAACCGCTGGTACCCGCGCGTCCGCGAGATCCTGCAGCAGATCCTCGCCGGCGGCCTGCTCTACCAGCCGGCCGACGTGAGCGCGTTCGACTCGCCGATCGCCGCGGACATCGCCCGGTTCTACCGCGGTCCCGACACGAACAGCCTGGACCGCATCGCGATCTACAAGGTCGCCGCCGATCTCGCGGTCTCCGCCTTCGGCGGCCGGCACGAGCTCTACGAGCGGTTCTACGCGGGCGATCCGCTGTTCCTCCGCATCAACACCCAGTTCAACCAGTACGACTGGACCGAGCCGCTGGGCCTGATCGACGGACTGCTGGCCACCTCGATCAAGGACTCCGGTCTCCTGCCCGGTGGTACCGGGGAGGGTGCGGCGGCATGA
- a CDS encoding VOC family protein, which yields MGISQVAHAELAVADLDEAVGFHTDVLGMRELGRADGAVRLSVGIDGGCDLVLTAGGTGVRRFALRVDDVTDLDRYAKRLAEAGVATETRTDEHPGVVQALRFQAPSGHAMELAVLSTGPQYIHASKAPHRGGIRALDFDHITVQAQDPKPLVDFLVELLDFQVSDIFAPAPGVIGAAWCRASTLHHDIAIISTPEAGKSLHHYALGMESFDHLKVAADELARHGVPIEVGPGRHGVGGNVYTYFWAAGNRYELSAEMPRVRRNDPVVWDDFPKAFSPWGLLPPESFGHAS from the coding sequence ATGGGTATTTCTCAGGTGGCCCACGCCGAACTCGCCGTGGCCGATCTCGACGAAGCCGTCGGCTTCCACACCGACGTCCTGGGCATGCGGGAACTCGGCCGTGCCGACGGCGCGGTGCGGCTTTCCGTCGGCATCGACGGCGGCTGCGACCTGGTGCTGACCGCCGGCGGGACCGGGGTCCGGCGGTTCGCCCTGCGGGTCGACGACGTCACCGACCTCGACCGCTACGCCAAGCGGCTCGCCGAAGCCGGCGTCGCGACCGAGACCCGCACCGACGAACACCCCGGCGTGGTCCAGGCCCTGCGGTTCCAGGCGCCGTCGGGACACGCGATGGAGCTCGCGGTGCTTTCGACCGGGCCGCAGTACATCCACGCGTCGAAGGCCCCGCACCGTGGCGGCATCCGTGCGCTGGACTTCGACCACATCACCGTGCAGGCCCAGGACCCCAAGCCGCTGGTCGACTTCCTGGTGGAGCTGCTGGACTTCCAGGTGTCCGACATCTTCGCCCCGGCGCCCGGGGTGATCGGCGCGGCCTGGTGCCGGGCCAGCACCCTGCACCACGACATCGCGATCATCTCCACGCCCGAAGCCGGGAAGTCGCTGCACCACTACGCGCTCGGGATGGAGTCGTTCGACCACCTCAAGGTGGCCGCCGACGAACTCGCCCGCCACGGCGTGCCGATCGAGGTCGGGCCGGGCCGCCACGGCGTGGGCGGCAACGTCTACACCTACTTCTGGGCCGCGGGCAACCGCTACGAGCTGTCGGCCGAGATGCCGCGGGTGCGGCGCAACGACCCGGTCGTGTGGGACGACTTCCCGAAGGCGTTCAGCCCGTGGGGCCTGCTGCCGCCCGAGTCGTTCGGCCACGCTTCCTGA
- a CDS encoding SDR family oxidoreductase: protein MTAYGRRALVTAGSSGLGTAIATSLRADGAEVFITGTGPHTGEVARKIGAAGWAIADFTRPGAAAAAVDAARETLGDIDILVSNTGGTRAAKATELSTQDWEQAYRLVLDSAISLTSAVLPAMCAAGWGRLIYVTSVGVVKPLPLLHLSNVMRAGVAGLARSLAAEVAPHGVTTHVIAPAHIDTPRRRSLAAARAAAAGVPAEELERRQLANELPVGRWGHPEEIGELVAHLCSEHSGFQTGQTHVVDGGMTST, encoded by the coding sequence ATGACGGCCTACGGCCGCCGGGCACTGGTGACCGCCGGGTCGAGCGGGCTCGGCACGGCGATCGCGACGTCGTTGCGCGCGGACGGCGCCGAAGTCTTCATCACGGGAACCGGACCGCACACCGGCGAGGTGGCCCGGAAGATCGGGGCGGCGGGCTGGGCGATCGCGGACTTCACCCGACCCGGCGCCGCGGCCGCGGCGGTCGACGCCGCGCGGGAAACCCTCGGGGACATCGACATCCTGGTGTCGAACACCGGCGGTACCCGCGCGGCGAAGGCCACCGAACTGTCCACTCAGGACTGGGAACAGGCCTACCGGCTCGTGCTGGACAGCGCGATCTCGCTGACCAGCGCCGTGTTGCCAGCGATGTGTGCCGCGGGGTGGGGACGGCTGATCTACGTCACTTCGGTCGGCGTGGTGAAGCCGTTGCCGCTGCTGCACCTGTCCAACGTGATGCGGGCGGGGGTGGCCGGGCTCGCGCGGTCGCTGGCCGCCGAGGTGGCACCGCACGGCGTCACCACGCACGTCATCGCCCCGGCGCACATCGACACGCCGCGGCGGCGTTCGCTCGCCGCGGCGCGCGCGGCCGCCGCGGGCGTGCCGGCCGAAGAACTGGAGCGACGGCAGCTCGCGAACGAACTGCCGGTCGGCCGGTGGGGACACCCCGAGGAGATCGGCGAGCTCGTGGCCCACCTCTGCTCGGAGCACTCGGGGTTCCAGACCGGGCAGACCCACGTCGTCGACGGCGGGATGACCTCGACCTGA